In the Deltaproteobacteria bacterium genome, one interval contains:
- the hisIE gene encoding bifunctional phosphoribosyl-AMP cyclohydrolase/phosphoribosyl-ATP diphosphatase HisIE, with amino-acid sequence MDLDEIKYDDKGLVPVIVQDIKNGQVLMLAYANRESLEKTLDTGKTHFWSRSRQELWMKGEESGNVQDVKDIFFDCDLDTVLVLVEQTGVACHTGQRTCFYTSQQGADTSAPSFSGESTGKTLEEVYNVIEDRRKNAREDSYVSGLFEKGLDKILKKVGEEAAEAIIGAKNGDRGEIIYETADLWFHSLIALSYFGITPGDIYNELGKRFGKPRETYRGSGTE; translated from the coding sequence ATGGATTTAGACGAAATTAAATACGATGACAAAGGGCTCGTTCCGGTTATCGTGCAGGACATAAAAAACGGACAGGTGCTGATGCTCGCTTACGCGAACAGGGAATCTCTTGAGAAAACACTCGATACGGGAAAAACCCATTTCTGGAGCAGGTCGAGACAGGAGCTTTGGATGAAGGGGGAGGAATCGGGCAATGTTCAGGACGTGAAAGACATATTTTTCGACTGTGACCTCGACACCGTTCTGGTGCTGGTCGAACAAACCGGTGTAGCGTGTCACACCGGGCAGAGAACGTGCTTCTATACATCGCAGCAGGGGGCTGACACCAGCGCTCCCTCATTCAGTGGAGAGAGTACGGGAAAGACCCTGGAAGAGGTTTACAACGTTATAGAGGACAGGAGAAAAAACGCGCGCGAGGACTCTTACGTAAGCGGACTATTCGAGAAGGGGCTCGATAAAATATTGAAAAAGGTCGGGGAGGAGGCGGCTGAAGCTATTATCGGGGCCAAGAACGGGGACAGGGGAGAGATCATATACGAGACAGCGGACCTCTGGTTCCATTCCCTGATCGCTCTTTCATATTTTGGAATCACCCCCGGGGACATCTACAACGAACTGGGGAAAAGGTTCGGAAAACCCCGTGAAACATACCGGGGTAGTGGTACAGAATAA
- the rpoZ gene encoding DNA-directed RNA polymerase subunit omega produces the protein MARVTIEDCLEKVVNRFALSVAAMKRARLLVKGAAPLSEETDNKEVVTALREIAEEKVKVIYPVGQDEY, from the coding sequence ATGGCAAGAGTAACCATAGAGGATTGTTTGGAGAAGGTAGTGAACAGATTCGCGCTTTCAGTGGCGGCGATGAAGCGGGCAAGGCTGCTCGTTAAGGGTGCCGCGCCGCTTTCGGAAGAAACGGATAATAAAGAAGTTGTCACGGCGCTCAGGGAAATCGCCGAAGAAAAAGTAAAGGTGATATACCCCGTAGGCCAGGACGAATACTGA
- a CDS encoding enoyl-CoA hydratase-related protein codes for MPVPKELIVDENGRVCTLTINRPEKRNLVTPEMLLGLDSELKRLKEEGSVRCVIIRGAGDKAFSSGYDINAIREDDMIRNHEGNNPLPVAVESIENFPYPVIAMINGHAFGAGLEIAATCDIRIAADNCLLGMPPAKLGVVYSYSGVRRFLNLIGPGYTKELFLTGKPVSSERAADMGLVNFVVHSDKLEKFTRDMAEEITENAPLSLKALKAMAGVWEKSLVVSEDDDELIKQLTLDVQNSEDYKEGQRAFAEKRKPVFKGK; via the coding sequence ATGCCGGTACCGAAGGAACTTATCGTAGATGAAAACGGGCGCGTCTGCACACTCACCATAAACCGTCCCGAGAAGAGAAACCTGGTCACTCCGGAAATGCTTTTGGGGCTGGATTCGGAATTGAAAAGATTAAAGGAAGAGGGGAGCGTCAGATGCGTAATAATACGGGGGGCTGGAGATAAGGCATTTTCATCGGGATACGACATAAACGCTATCCGCGAAGACGATATGATAAGGAACCACGAAGGGAATAACCCCCTTCCGGTGGCGGTGGAATCAATCGAGAACTTCCCCTACCCGGTTATCGCCATGATAAACGGCCACGCGTTCGGCGCGGGTCTCGAGATTGCAGCGACATGCGACATCAGGATAGCAGCCGATAATTGTCTTTTGGGAATGCCTCCCGCGAAGCTCGGGGTTGTCTATTCCTATTCGGGCGTAAGGCGCTTTCTGAACCTGATAGGGCCCGGATATACCAAAGAGCTTTTTCTCACCGGAAAACCCGTATCCTCCGAGAGGGCGGCGGACATGGGACTGGTCAACTTCGTGGTACATTCGGATAAACTCGAAAAATTCACACGCGATATGGCGGAGGAAATTACCGAGAATGCCCCTCTCTCGCTAAAGGCGCTTAAAGCAATGGCGGGGGTATGGGAAAAAAGCCTCGTTGTGAGCGAGGATGACGATGAGCTTATCAAACAGCTGACGCTTGACGTACAGAACAGCGAGGATTATAAAGAGGGTCAGAGGGCTTTCGCCGAGAAGAGGAAGCCCGTTTTTAAGGGGAAATAG